One Camelina sativa cultivar DH55 chromosome 3, Cs, whole genome shotgun sequence genomic window carries:
- the LOC104778134 gene encoding homeobox-leucine zipper protein ATHB-15-like, with translation MAMSCKDKLGCLDNGKYVRYTPEQVEALERLYHECPKPSSIRRQQLIRECPILSNIEPKQIKVWFQNRRCREKQRKEASRLQAVNRKLTAMNKLLMEENDRLQKQVSQLVHENSYFRQHTHNPSLPAKDTSCESVVTSGQHQLASQNPPRDASPAGLLSIAEETLAEFLSKATGTAVEWVQMPGMKPGPDSIGIIAISHGCTGVAARACGLVGLEPTRVAEIVKDRPSWFRECRAVDVMNVLPTANGGTIELLYVQLYAPTTLAPPRDFWLLRYTSVLEDGSLVVCERSLKSTQNGPSMPLVQNFVRAEMLPSGYLIRPCDGGGSIIHIVDHMDLEACSVPEVLRPLYESPKVLAQKTTMAALRQLKQIAQEVTQTNSSVNGWGRRPAALRALSQRLSRGFNEAVNGFTDEGWSVIGDSMDDVTITVNSSPDKLMGLNLAFSNGFAPVSSVVLCAKASMLLQNVPPAILLRFLREHRSEWADNNIDAYLAAAVKVGPCSARVGGFGGQVILPLAHTIEHEEFMEVIKLEGLGHSPEDAIVPRDIFLLQLCSGMDESAVGTCAELIFAPIDASFADDAPLLPSGFRIIPLDSAKEVSSPNRTLDLASALEVGSAGTKASTDQSGNSTCARSVMTIAFEFGIESHMQEHVASMARQYVRGIISSVQRVALALSPSHISSQVGLRTPLGTPEAQTLARWICQSYRGYMGVELLKSNSEGNESVLKNLWHHTDAIICCSMKALPVFTFANQAGLDMLETTLVALQDISLEKIFDDNGRKTLCSEFPQIMQQGFACLQGGICLSSMGRPVSYERAVAWKVLNEEENAHCICFVFINWSFV, from the exons ATGGCAATGTCTTGCAAGGATAAGTTGGGATGTTTGGACAATGGGAAGTATGTGAGATACACACCTGAACAAGTTGAAGCACTTGAGAGGCTTTATCATGAATGTCCTAAACCGAGTTCTATTCGCCGTCAGCAGCTGATCAGAGAGTGTCCTATTCTCTCTAACATTGAGCCTAAACAGATCAAAGTGTGGTTTCAGAACCGAAG ATgtagagagaaacaaaggaaaGAGGCTTCACGGCTTCAAGCTGTGAATCGGAAGTTGACGGCAATGAACAAGCTCTTGATGGAGGAGAATGATAGGTTGCAGAAGCAAGTGTCACAGCTGGTCCATGAAAACAGCTACTTCCGTCAACATACTCACAAT CCTTCACTCCCAGCCAAAGACACAAGCTGTGAATCGGTGGTGACGAGTGGTCAGCACCAATTGGCGTCTCAGAATCCTCCAAGAGATGCTAGTCCTGCAGG ACTTTTGTCCATTGCAGAAGAAACTTTAGCAGAGTTTCTTTCAAAGGCAACTGGAACCGCTGTTGAGTGGGTACAGATGCCTGGAATGAAG CCTGGTCCGGATTCCATTGGAATCATCGCTATTTCTCATGGTTGCACTGGTGTGGCAGCACGTGCCTGTGGCCTAGTGGGTCTTGAGCCTACAAGG GTTGCAGAGATCGTCAAGGATCGTCCTTCGTGGTTCCGCGAATGTCGAGCTGTTGATGTTATGAATGTGTTGCCAACCGCCAATGGTGGAACCATTGAGCTGCTTTACGTGCAG CTCTATGCACCAACTACGTTGGCCCCACCACGCGATTTCTGGCTGTTGCGTTACACCTCTGTTTTAGAAGATGGCAGCCTTGTG GTCTGTGAGAGATCTCTTAAGAGCACTCAGAACGGTCCTAGTATGCCACTGGTTCAGAATTTTGTTAGAGCAGAGATGCTTCCCAGTGGGTACTTGATACGGCCTTGTGATGGTGGTGGCTCAATCATACACATAGTGGATCATATGGATTTGGAG GCTTGTAGCGTGCCTGAGGTCTTGCGCCCGCTCTATGAGTCACCAAAAGTACTTGCACAAAAGACAACAATGGCA GCACTGCGTCAACTCAAGCAAATAGCACAAGAAGTTACTCAGACTAATAGTAGTGTTAATGGATGGGGACGGCGTCCTGCTGCCTTAAGAGCTCTCAGTCAGAGGCTAAGCAG AGGTTTTAATGAAGCTGTTAACGGTTTCACTGATGAAGGATGGTCAGTGATAGGAGATAGCATGGATGATGTCACAATCACTGTTAACTCTTCTCCAGACAAGCTAATGGGTTTAAATCTTGCATTTTCCAATGGCTTTGCTCCAGTAAGCAGTGTTGTTTTATGCGCAAAAGCATCCATGCTTTTACAG AATGTTCCTCCAGCGATCCTGCTGCGGTTTCTGAGGGAGCATAGATCAGAATGGGCTGACAACAACATTGATGCGTATTTAGCTGCAGCAGTTAAAGTGGGGCCTTGTAGTGCCCGAGTTGGAGGATTTGGAGGCCAAGTTATACTTCCACTTGCTCATACAATAGAGCATGAAGAG TTCATGGAAGTCATCAAACTGGAAGGTCTTGGTCATTCACCTGAAGATGCAATCGTTCCAAGAGATATCTTCCTGCTTCAA CTTTGTAGCGGAATGGATGAAAGTGCTGTAGGAACCTGTGCTGAACTTATATTTGCTCCAATCGACGCTTCTTTTGCTGATGATGCACCTCTGCTTCCTTCTGGTTTTCGTATTATCCCTCTTGATTCCGCTAAG GAAGTATCTAGTCCAAACCGAACCTTGGATCTTGCTTCGGCACTGGAAGTTGGTTCAGCTGGAACAAAAGCCTCAACTGATCAATCAGGAAACTCGACATGTGCAAGATCTGTGATGACAATAGCATTTGAGTTTGGTATCGAGAGCCATATGCAAGAACATGTAGCATCCATGGCTAGGCAGTATGTTCGAGGTATCATATCATCTGTGCAGAGAGTAGCATTggctctttctccttctcataTCAGTTCACAAGTTGGTCTACGCACTCCTTTGGGTACTCCTGAAGCCCAAACACTTGCTCGTTGGATCTGCCAGAGTTACAG GGGTTACATGGGTGTTGAGCTACTTAAATCAAACAGCGAAGGCAATGAATCTGTTCTTAAGAATCTTTGGCATCACACGGATGCTATAATCTGCTGCTCAATGAag GCCTTGCCCGTCTTCACATTTGCAAATCAGGCAGGACTTGACATGCTGGAGACTACATTAGTTGCTCTTCAAGACATCTCTTTGGAGAAGATATTTGATGACAATGGAAGAAAGACTCTTTGCTCTGAGTTCCCACAGATCATGCAACAG ggttttgccTGCCTTCAAGGTGGGATATGCCTGTCAAGCATGGGGAGACCAGTTTCGTATGAAAGAGCAGTTGCTTGGAAAGTActaaatgaagaagagaatgcTCATTGCATCTGCTTTGTGTTTATCAATTGGTCCTTTGTTTGA
- the LOC104778136 gene encoding uncharacterized protein LOC104778136: protein MEESQGINGVDDSYRHLPVLYLTFLSIWSLSACSWTVNTFKNRHVQTNSLQWTLASVPLIKALQLTLSFLFWHSCFHHHICSLWMSFGVYVTGVLFQTASFVSFLLISHGYCITCERLSLTERRTTASLGCVFYLTLVGYRASVPYFAVLLILNYIISFYVIFHHISQNLSVLREQLSFIEDENVQAMHDAVYAKYIMFKKFQGAMQIVAMPETVIYMNMDNSSQNYWLRLLIREWAQFCIFLYIGWTFRSQDMAPRFSVMPTLKPKENTMIPPIYSMEMDAKSFKEFRSQEWNIGVPMPYSNYEKQKDSVLVIIQHPR, encoded by the exons ATGGAAGAATCTCAGGGCATCAATGGCGTCGATGATTCGTATCGTCATCTCCCAGTTCTCTACTTAACCTTTCTATCGATCTGGTCTCTCTCTGCTTGTTCTTGGACGGTTAACACTTTTAAAAATCGACACGTTCAG ACGAATAGTTTACAATGGACTCTTGCTTCAGTTCCATTAATCAAAGCCTTACAGCTCACTCTGTCTTTCCTCTTTTG GCATTCATGTTTTCACCATCACATTTGCTCTCTTTGGATGTCTTTTGGTGTCTATGTGACCGGTGTTCTGTTTCAGACAGCTTCGTTTGTGTCTTTTTTACTCATCTCTCATGGTTATTGCATCACTTGTGAACGGCTCTCGTTGACTGAACGTAGAACCACAGCTTCTCTTGGTTGTGTTTTTTACTTGACTCTTGTCGGATACAGAGCTTCTGTTCCTTATTTTGCG GTGCTTCTGATACTTAACTACATTATCTCATTCTATGTTATTTTTCACCACATATCGCAAAACTTATCGGTGTTACGAGAACAGCTGAGTTTCATTGAGGATGAGAATGTTCAAGCTATGCATGATGCTGTGTATGCTAAATATATTATGTTCAA aAAATTCCAAGGAGCTATGCAGATTGTAGCCATGCCAGAAACTGTG ATCTATATGAACATGGATAACTCCTCGCAGAACTATTGGCTCCGGTTGCTAATTCGAGAATGGGCTCAGTTCTGCATTTTTCTCTATATTGG TTGGACTTTTAGGTCACAGGACATGGCACCTCGCTTCTCAGTAATGCCTACACTAAAACCCAAAGAGAATACAATGATTCCTCCTATTTATAGCATG GAAATGGACGCAAAATCTTTCAAAGAATTCAGAAGTCAGGAATGGAACATCGGAGTG CCAATGCCATATTCAAACTACGAAAAGCAAAAAGATTCAGTTCTAGTGATAATTCAGCATCCTCGATAG